A region of the Fusobacteria bacterium ZRK30 genome:
TTGGGGGAATGCAGAACTGTAATAAAGATGAACCCAGAATAGCGGTTGAAAATATACAAAAAAGAGTAGAAAAACTGGGGATACCTACAGACAGGGAAGGGGTTCCATTGACTATAAGTATAGGAGTCTTGGAGTTTGTCCCTAAAAATTCAATTGAATCTTATTTCGTAATGGTAGATGAAGCCCTTTATCTGGCTAAAAAAACTGGAAAAAATAAGATGATCTTTAAAGAATATACAAAGTAGGAAAATAAAAAAATGAGCGGGAAACCACTCATTTTTTCTATCTTTTAAATATAATTTAGTTTTGATCTTTAGAGCTGAAAAAAGTAAATAAGTTAGCGAAAACATAGTATAGCCCCAATGGGAATAACGAATATTCTGCTGTACCTAAGATAGCTATTGCTACAAATAAGATCATCTTTTTAGGTATAAAACTAAATACTTTTTGTGGTATCTTAAATGGAATTGTACTTACCATAAGAACTGCTGAACCTAAGGCAACTATAGCTAATATTTTTGGATCTACTCCTAATCCAGTAGCTTCAGCAAATAAGAAATAAGATACTACTAAATTTGCACCGTTTGGAATAGGCATTCCACTAAAGTCGTCTTTACTGTCGCTGGCAGTAGTGACTACATTAAATTTAACCAGTCTAACTACTCCTGCAAGGGCATATATAAACGCAAGGGGTGTAATAAGTTCCTTAGGGAAATTATTTGCTGTATTTGATAAGACTGAAAAAATTAATATACCAGGTGCAAGTCCAAAGGATACAGAGTCACAAAATGAATCGAATTCTTTACCAAATTCACTGAAGGCATTTAATTTTCTAGCAGTAAGACCATCTAATGCATCAAAAACCATAGCTAATAAAATTAACCATGCAGCTAGGTTGTAATTTTCTTTGATGGACATGGTAATACTCAAGAAACCTAGAAACATATTAGTGGCTGTAATGGCGTTGGGCAGAATGTATTTTCTTTCAATTTTGTTCATAAAATCTCCTTTTCTATCTGTAATAATATAATATAAAATTTAATAACAATTGATTTTACCATACAAATAATATAAAATCAATTATACTAAAAAATACTTAAATGAAAACTACTGTTTTTTCACAAGGAACTAATAGATCTATAAGGTTTAAATTTTGGATTTGTTTTCTAAAATTTTTATAGTTTATGAGTTCTTAATTTAGATAGAGTATATGGAGGGGAAATGGATAAGAAAAAATTTAAAAATTACTTTATAGATGAAGAGGAAGGAACTATATCTAGTATCTACGACAAGATAGAACTTTGTAAAAAAATAGATGGAATAGTGTATACAGATATATTTCTATCACCTCAAATTTGGTCAAAATTAATTGAGATAGAGGCTGAATTAGGAGTGCTGGTAGAGGTAAAGGGGCTTTCTCTGGAGAGTGAAAAG
Encoded here:
- the pssA gene encoding CDP-diacylglycerol--serine O-phosphatidyltransferase; translated protein: MNKIERKYILPNAITATNMFLGFLSITMSIKENYNLAAWLILLAMVFDALDGLTARKLNAFSEFGKEFDSFCDSVSFGLAPGILIFSVLSNTANNFPKELITPLAFIYALAGVVRLVKFNVVTTASDSKDDFSGMPIPNGANLVVSYFLFAEATGLGVDPKILAIVALGSAVLMVSTIPFKIPQKVFSFIPKKMILFVAIAILGTAEYSLFPLGLYYVFANLFTFFSSKDQN